The segment AGTAGCTATTAATTTATTAGGATTTGATGGATCCATAATTAAATCTGCAGCACCCGTTCTTATATTATTATATAAAATTTGTTTCCAAGATTTTCCTCCATCTGTGGTTTTGTAAACTCCACGTTCTTTATGTTCTCCCCAAGGCGAACCAATTGCGGCAACATAAACTGTATTTGGGTTTGTAGGATCTATAATAACTCTGTGAATATGACGTGTTTTTTCCAATCCCATTGCTTTCCAAGTTTTTCCAGCATCTAGAGATTTGTAAATTCCGAAACCACCATTTAAACTATTTCTAGGATTTCCTTCTCCAGTTCCGGCCCAAATGACACTTGGGTTAGATTGCTGTATAGCAATTGCACCAATAGAGGCGGTCAACTCTTTTTCGAAAAGTGGTTCCCATTTTATTCCACCAGAAGTAGATTTCCAAATTCCACCAGAAGCAGTGCCTACGTACATAATATCTGAATTTGATTCAACAACATCAATAGTAGTAACTCGTCCAGACATTCCTCCAGGACCAATATTTCTTGGTTTCATATTCTTTACTAAATCCATCGAAAATTCTTGCGAAAAGAGTAGGGAGGAAGCTAAAATAAATAGTATTGAAAGTGATTTTTTCATTAGGTTTTGATTAGAGATTTGTAATCAATAAAACTACAAATAATCAACTAGAAAAATTCTTAAAAAAATGTTAACACGCAACTGTGGAATAGGAAATAGTATATAAAAAACAGTAAGACTGAAAAGAATAAAAGATTATTCTTCCTTCTTTTTTGGTTCTCTGTTTGCATTTTTAAGAGCTTGCATAAGCATCCATTCAATCTGTCCATTGGTAGATCTAAATTCGTCTGAAGCCCATTTTTCAATAGACTTTATCATATCTTCATTAATGCGTAATGCAAATGCTTTTTTCTTAGCCATATATTATTGGTTCACAAAATTTACGATGGTTTCTATTCCTTTTTTTGTTAAAGTAAACGCTGCTTTTAAATAATGAGAATCCTTTTGTGTGTATGTTAATTTACCAGTAAGTGAAATATTTTCATTTTTTAACAAAATTTGTTCAGATTTTACTTGCCCCAAAGAAACTGTAATTCCTAAAATAGAGATTACTAAATAGGTTATAATACGTATCATATTAATTTGTTTTTATAGGTTTCTAAAACTCTAATAACTTCTTCCTTTTTTTTTGTTCCTATTAATAATTTGTCACCATTTTTTAGAATTAATTGAATGCCAATATCACCAGAAACATTAATTGCTTTTCCCTTTCCTTTATTGAAAAAAAAACCACCTCTTAATCCCCATCCACCAAATTCACTAATAGGGAAATACGTTCTAATTCCTGCTTTAGAAATTTCATTCCAAGGAATTAATTTCATTGAAAAATGAAAAGGAAAAAATTGATAATGAATTCCTTTTTCATCAATTTTTGTTGTTAGTTTAAAGAAAAAAAGTACTGAAATTGAAACTATAATAACTACAATCGTCGCTATAAACTCTTTGGTAGATATAGTTTCATTTGCTTTTAAGTATTTTTGTGTAATCGTTGTTATTGGAATAATTGTACAAATAACTAATACGATGATCAACCAAGTTTGTGTAAACTTTTGTTCCTCTATAAAAACTTTCATTATTACCTGTTTTTATCTCTTTCAAAAATAATACTAGACCAATTTTGACCAATATCTTTAACTACCCAGCCTTCTCTTGCATATTGGTTTAAAAGATCTTGCATTTTTTCTTGTCTTCTTGTCAATCCCAATCTTGGAATTTCTACTTTATATTCTTTCATCAATTCTTATTTTAATGACTTAAAGTTCCTGTATTAACAACAGGAGAAGCTTCTTTGTCTCCACACAAAATAACCATTAAGTTACTTACCATTGCAGCTTTACGTTCGTCATCTAATTCAACAATATTCTTTTTGCCTAACTGCTCAATGGCCATTTCTACCATACTTACTGCACCTTCTACAATTTTATGTCTTGCAGCAACAATTGCAGTGGCTTGCTGTCTCTTTAACATAGCACTTGCTATTTCTTGTGCGTAGGCTAAATAACCAATTCTAGCTTCTAAAACTTCAATTCCAGCAATAGATAAACGCTCGTCAATTTCTTTTTCTAAAGCTTCACTAACTTCGTTTACACTAGATCTAAGTGTAATATCTTCTGTGTGACCTTCGTCTGCAAAATTATCATAAGGATACATACTTGCTAACTTTCTTACAGCAGCGTCTGTTTGTACACGAACAAAATTTTCATAATTATCTACATCAAAAGCAGCTTTATAAGTATCTGTAACTCGCCAAACTAAAATAGTAGAAATCATTACTGGGTTCCCTAATTTGTCATTTACTTTTAATCGCTCACTGTCAAAATTACTAGCTCTTAAAGAAATTGCTTTCTTTCTAAAAAGAGGATTTGCCCAATACAATCCATTGTCTTTTATAGTACCAACATATTTTCCAAAAAGTAAAATTACCTTAGAAGTGTTTGGGTTTACTAGAATAAATCCGAAAAAACCTATAAAACCTATAAGTGTTACTAGTAGGAATATTGGGTTTTCTTTTATAATAGTGATGGTAATTCCGCCAAAGAATAATACTAAAGCAACAGCCACCATTAAATAACCATTTGCTGGTTTAATTATTTTTTCTGATTTCATTATATTGATTTTAAAGTGATATTAAAATGATATCACAAAGATATAGGTTAATTTTTTATAAATCCAAATTTTATAGCGTATATTTTTATAAATTAGCAGAATAAATATTTATACTTAAAACGGATGAAAATTAAACTTCTATTATTGATTAGTGTATTCTTTTTAACAAGTGCTAGTGTTGATGAAACTTTTTTCTGGGGACAAAATGGCCATAGAACAACTGGTAAAATTGCAGAAATGCATTTAACAAAAAAAGCAAAAAGACAAATTGATAAATTGCTAAAAGGTGAAAGTTTAGCATTTGTTTCTACGTATGCAGATGAAATAAAATCTGACAGAAAATATAGTGAATTCTATTCTTGGCATTATATAAATATGAATTTGGATGAAAAATATGCAACTGCAGAAAAAAATCCAAAAGGAGATTTAGTTACGGGGATAAATAAATGTATTGCTATTTTAAAGGATAAAAATAGTAAAGAAGAAGATAAAGTTTTTTATCTAAAAATGTTGGTTCATTTTGTTGGAGACTTGCATCAACCAATGCATATTGGGCAAAGAGAAGACAAGGGAGGGAATACAATACAAGTTCAATGGTTTGGTAAAGGAACAAATTTACACTCCGTTTGGGATACAAAAATGATTGAAGAGTGGAATATGAGTTACTTAGAATTGGCAGCTAATTCAAGAGATTTGAATAAAAATCAAATAAAAGAATTACAAAAAGGAGCTGTTGAAGAGTGGGTTGATGAAGTGCATGAAATTACAAAAGAAGTTTACAAATCTGTAAAAGTAGGCGAGAATTTAAAGTACAGATATTCTTATGATCATTTTGGAACCGTAAGAGCTCAACTGCAAAAAGGAGGGGTTAGATTGGCAAAAATATTGAATGAAATTTTTTCTTAATTAATTATATAACAACTATTTAAAGCCTCGTAAAATTATTTTTACGAGGCTTTTTATTGTTAATATTTCGTTAAACAGTGTTTTTGAAATTTATTAATTCGTAATTTTATAAGATGATTAAAAGAGTATTTTTAATAACGTGTATTTTAGTATTGACTTTAAGCTGTAAATCAGAAAAAAAATCAAATGGAATATCAGAACCAGTAACAAAAGTTAAGAAAGAACAACAGATTGATATTTCTGATGTTGTTGTAAAAACCTATAATTACAATCAGTTAGCACCTTTGTTAAATAAAAAAGATGATAAAATTTATGTTATTAATTTTTGGGCCACGTGGTGTAAACCTTGTGTAGAAGAAATGCCTGCTTTTGAAAAATTAAATAAAGCGTATAAAGACAAAAATGTTGAAGTGATTTTAGTGAGTTTAGATTTTCCTAAGCAAGTTGATAAGCGGTTAAAACCTTTTATCAAAAAGAAAAATCTACAATCTGAAGTTATTTTATTAGATGATGTAAATGAAGATGTTTGGATTCAGAAAATTGATAAAAATTGGTCTGGAGCAATACCTGCAACATTAATTTATAATAAAAATAAAAGAAAATTTTATGAGCAATCATTTAGTTATTCTTTACTAGAATCGGAATTAAATACATTCTTAAAACTATAATTTACAACACATATCAATGAAAGCAATTAAAATAATTTTATTAGCAGTAGTTGTTGGTTTAACAACAGCATTTACATTAAAAACTGTTGCATCTGGGTACAATATTGGAGACAGAGTAGAAGATTTTAGTCTGAAAAATATTGATGATAAAATGGTTTCTTTATCAAGTTTTGATGAAGCAAAAGGATT is part of the Polaribacter sp. SA4-10 genome and harbors:
- a CDS encoding SPFH domain-containing protein — protein: MKSEKIIKPANGYLMVAVALVLFFGGITITIIKENPIFLLVTLIGFIGFFGFILVNPNTSKVILLFGKYVGTIKDNGLYWANPLFRKKAISLRASNFDSERLKVNDKLGNPVMISTILVWRVTDTYKAAFDVDNYENFVRVQTDAAVRKLASMYPYDNFADEGHTEDITLRSSVNEVSEALEKEIDERLSIAGIEVLEARIGYLAYAQEIASAMLKRQQATAIVAARHKIVEGAVSMVEMAIEQLGKKNIVELDDERKAAMVSNLMVILCGDKEASPVVNTGTLSH
- a CDS encoding Arc family DNA binding domain-containing protein; the encoded protein is MAKKKAFALRINEDMIKSIEKWASDEFRSTNGQIEWMLMQALKNANREPKKKEE
- a CDS encoding TlpA disulfide reductase family protein, whose amino-acid sequence is MIKRVFLITCILVLTLSCKSEKKSNGISEPVTKVKKEQQIDISDVVVKTYNYNQLAPLLNKKDDKIYVINFWATWCKPCVEEMPAFEKLNKAYKDKNVEVILVSLDFPKQVDKRLKPFIKKKNLQSEVILLDDVNEDVWIQKIDKNWSGAIPATLIYNKNKRKFYEQSFSYSLLESELNTFLKL
- a CDS encoding S1/P1 nuclease, which encodes MKIKLLLLISVFFLTSASVDETFFWGQNGHRTTGKIAEMHLTKKAKRQIDKLLKGESLAFVSTYADEIKSDRKYSEFYSWHYINMNLDEKYATAEKNPKGDLVTGINKCIAILKDKNSKEEDKVFYLKMLVHFVGDLHQPMHIGQREDKGGNTIQVQWFGKGTNLHSVWDTKMIEEWNMSYLELAANSRDLNKNQIKELQKGAVEEWVDEVHEITKEVYKSVKVGENLKYRYSYDHFGTVRAQLQKGGVRLAKILNEIFS